In Mytilus edulis chromosome 6, xbMytEdul2.2, whole genome shotgun sequence, the following proteins share a genomic window:
- the LOC139527671 gene encoding uncharacterized protein has product MENAAQKFTSREYSVPVQAANEMAERLRFGVICRYDDQSSKYLMEYNREKTKTFESLKRISEKTIDFDLDNFRRERKRLLKPPPPPDILVPKKILQAVPANCVLDFGPGNSILYYGGEHFKKGVIARNSVITNPRKRNLNRPRPFTAIPTTIRQPKSAVNRSGRNTSLGIVGNSGRHSSLDIASASGRSQSQIFPAGLQRTESLIDKTNEIDEESSHIEYNHKSSHKWQMPNRSFRQLKKLYTYTEEQKPDLTAERFKIMKNREIRFY; this is encoded by the coding sequence ATGGAAAATGCAGCACAAAAATTTACCAGTCGCGAATATAGTGTACCAGTTCAAGCAGCCAATGAAATGGCAGAAAGACTAAGATTCGGGGTTATATGTCGTTATGACGACCAATCAAGCAAATATCTAATGGAATACAATcgtgaaaaaacaaaaacatttgaatCATTAAAAAGGATTTCAGAGAAAACAATAGATTTTGACCTAGACAATTTTAGAAGAGAAAGAAAACGCTTGCTCAAACCCCCGCCTCCACCGGATATATTAGTTCCAAAGAAGATACTTCAAGCTGTTCCAGCTAATTGTGTTCTTGATTTTGGACCTGGGAATTCAATTCTATACTATGGtggtgaacattttaaaaaaggaGTTATTGCCAGAAACTCCGTTATAACAAATCCACGCAAAAGGAATTTAAACAGACCAAGACCTTTCACTGCCATCCCAACAACAATCAGACAACCAAAATCAGCTGTAAATAGATCTGGCCGGAATACGTCACTTGGGATTGTGGGTAATTCGGGCAGACATTCCTCCCTTGATATCGCCTCAGCTTCTGGTCGAAGTCAATCCCAAATATTTCCTGCAGGATTACAAAGAACGGAATCTTTAATcgacaaaacaaatgaaattgaCGAAGAATCCTCACACATTGAATACAATCATAAATCTAGTCATAAATGGCAAATGCCTAACAGATCTTTCAGACAACTTAAGAAACTATATACCTACACAGAAGAGCAAAAGCCAGATTTAACAGCTGAAcgatttaaaattatgaaaaataggGAAATTAGGTTTTACTAA
- the LOC139527668 gene encoding uncharacterized protein, with protein MTFSKHTALWMVSFSTVIILLLCLFWNDPVLKTKQYIVPPPRPYYLPKKSENLNTKLESSGSYKPTEEKEDIAKILDVVKSMKHKKPLLVTLINNAYLPFTYSWLCNTKDMNIHKQVLLITTDSESKDHLNTLWPDVKVVAISGMSSKGDQTYSHAGYVRLMIRRTQILLKMLQNNIEIFLFEVDCLWIKNPVPTLAKNIGFDILVNPVSNRPGIVAGGFIYMFPTRATKYLWNELNNKLTKLEQRIRNLPPGRGISEGENDQIYLSDLVKRRVDGLKCKTLPLTEFSDGKWYSFPNKTRTASDPYVVNNNWVNGNQNKISRAKAWGHWFIRKDNSCDTENVKEIVKL; from the exons ATGACCTTTTCCAAGCATACTGCACTGTGGATGGTGTCATTCTCCACTGTTATTATTCTATTGCTGTGTCTCTTTTGGAATGATCCAGTATTGAAGACTAAACAGTATATCGTGCCACCACCAAGACCTTATTATTTGCCAAAAAAATCTGAAAACCTGAATACAAAATTAGAATCATCTGGTTCTTATAAACCCACAGAAGAGAAAGAAGACATAGCTAAAATACTAGATGTTGTTAAAAGTATGAAACACAAAAAGCCCCTGTTAGTTACACTGATCAACAATGCTTACCTCCCCTTTACCTACAGCTGGCTATGTAACACTAAAGACATGAATATTCATAAGCAG GTTTTATTAATTACAACTGATAGTGAGTCCAAAGACCATCTGAATACATTATGGCCAGACGTCAAAGTGGTCGCTATTTCAGGGATGTCATCAAAAGGAGATCAAACCTATAGCCATGCTGGCTATGTAAGACTTATGATCAGACGAACACAAATATTGTTGAAAATGTTGCAGAATAATATAGAGATATTCTTGTTTGAAGTTGATTGTTTGTGGATAAAAAATCCAGTCCCAACATTAGCAAAGAACATAGGTTTTGACATTTTGGTAAACCCTGTTTCTAATAGACCTGGTATAGTGGCAGGCGGTTTTATATACATGTTTCCTACTCGTGCAACAAAATATCTGTGGAATGAACTGAATAATAAACTAACAAAATTAGAACAGAGGATAAGGAATTTACCACCTGGAAGAGGTATTTCTGAAGGTGAAAATGACCAAATATATCTATCAGATTTAGTCAAACGAAGAGTGGATGGTTTGAAATGTAAAACTTTGCCACTTACAGAATTTTCAGACGGTAAATGGTATTCATTTCCCAATAAAACAAGGACAGCATCAGATCCTTATGTAGTCAATAATAACTGGGTGAATGGTAACCAGAACAAAATTTCAAGAGCAAAAGCTTGGGGACATTGGTTTATCAGGAAAGATAACTCTTGTGATACAGAAAACGTGAAAGAAATTGTTAAGCTTTGA